In Phaseolus vulgaris cultivar G19833 chromosome 3, P. vulgaris v2.0, whole genome shotgun sequence, the sequence ATGAATTTGAGACGTATGTATTTGAAGGACCTGGGTATAATCTGAGATGAATTGACTTTATgttaatttcattctttttaGTTCGATGAAGCGATTTTCCAGTTCATTTGAAACCATGCTATGAGATCATATCATATAACAATTCGAAATGAATCTATTTTTGGTTTGTATCACTTACTTCCTGCAGATAGTTGAAAAGCTTGTTGATATAGTAACCCATGTGGATGAAGCGATTTTTCAGTTCATTCGAACCCATGGTACGGGATCATGTCTAATaacaattcaaaatcaattGCTATTATGTCTATTTTTGATTTGTATCACTTGCTGCAGATTGTTGAAAAGCCTGTTGATACGGTTACCCATGTGGATGAAGCGATTTTTCAGTCATTCGAAACCATGGTATGAGATCATATCTAATAACAACTCAAAATCAATTGTTATGTCTATTTTTGATTTGCGTATTTCATCTGCATAGTACTTGGATTTCAGTCATTAGTATTAGAATACTAAATTTTGTGAAATTGTGGATTTGTGGCAAGTACGACATCTGCAAACTCTTTTATTTATACTATATATCTCATAGGTTTCATTAAATTATTCAGACAACTAAATTGGATTCCTTTTTTTATTGTCAGTTGGATTTAAGTATTAATCCCATTTTTTGCAAATTATCTGCAAATCAATCTTCTGCAGTAACTCTATATAATTGCAGGGGACAGTCTCACAACATTTCTGAAGATCTCTTTGGTCTAGAAGATTGGAAGAGGTATACAAGATTGTGCTTCTTCTAACTATGAATAATTCCTCATTTGAAACTTACACAGTTGAATTTATCCATAATTTCCAATTTCCTGCATTCCTTTCTTTCACATAAAAGCTTTGTACATCAGTGGACAAGTATGTTTTACAACAATGGACTTGTTCTGTTCACTTACTTCCTGCAGATTGTTGAAAAGGTTGCTGATATAGTTACCCGGATGAAGCGATTTTCCAGTTCATTTGAAACCATGGTATGGGATCATATctaaaaacaattcaaaatcaattGTTATATGTCTACTTTTGATTTGTATCGCTTACTTCCTGCAGATTGTTGAAAAGCTTGTTGATATAGTTCCCCATGTGTATGAAGAGATTTTGGAGTTCATTTGAAACCATGGTATGAGATCATATCTAGTaacaattcaaaatcaattgttatatgtttattttttgtttgtatcTTTCATCTGCGTAGTACTTGGATTTCAGTGAAGTATCATTAGTATTAGAATACTAAAATTTTGTGAAATTGTGGATTTGTAGCAAGCACAACATCTGCAAACTCTTTTATTTGTACTATATATGTCATAGGTGTCATTAAATTATTCAGACAAGTAAATTAGATTCCTTTCTTTATTGTCAGTTGGATTTATgtattaattcaatttttttcaaattatctGGAAACCAATTTTCTGCTGTATTTATCTATTGCTGACCGGtcgttttatttataattataggGGACAGTCTCATAGCTTTTCAGATTGAAAGAAAGCATCAAAGAAAATCTCTTTGGTCTAGAAGTTTGGAAGAGGTATACAAGATTGTTCTTCTTCTAACCATGAATAGTTCCTCATTTGAAACTTACACAGTTGGATTCTTTCATAATTTCCAATTTCCTGCATTTCTTTCTTTCATATAAAAGCTTTGTACATCAGTGGACAAGTATTTTTTACAACAGTGGACTCCGTTCACTTACTTCCTGCAGATTGTTGAAAAGGTGGTTGATATAGTTACCCATGTGGATGAAGCGATTTTCCAGTTCATTCGAAACCATGGTATGAGATCATATCTAATaacaattcaaaatcaattGTTATGTCTGTTTTTGATTTGTATCTTTCATCTGCGTAGTACTTGGATTTCAGTGAAATATCATTAGTATTAGAATACTAAAATTTTGTGAAATCGTGGATTTGTGGCAAGTATACTATTTATTTCATAGGTTTCATTAAATTATTCTATAGTGAAACAGTTGATCCTAATGTTAATTATTGTTGAAGCTTGAAAACACgtgtatattatttttatgttattagtATGATTTATATGTATGATTTATTGTATACTGGCTTTAATCCGTGTAGGTGGCCACAATGGAAGGAAGGAGTAACCATGCTGTGTCAATTTACAAAGACTTTGGAACAGATACACGGTGTGTGGTAGGTTGATGCTTCTGAACTTTCTAATCCATCCTCTGCTAGCGAATTGCTGCACAGTATTGTCAGTTTTTTCTGCTTACTTTTTTAAATCACTTTTGTCTAGGACACTTTATTCAGCATTGCCCTACTAATGGTGACCCAAATTATGTCACGAGAAAAGTCAAGCAACCTACTGGTATTCCAAGATCCATGCTGATGGTAAATCCACAAGGTTCCTATGCTTCACCAAATGGCTCAGTAGCTGTCTTGAAACCAAATGAGTAAGTTCACCTTGATTATGCTTGTCCATTCTGTCATATGTAGGCATGAagtttagttttatattttccTTGCAAACAGGGCTGCttttaagaaagaaataaaagggTTGCCATCAATTGGGGACCTACCACCTGAGCTCCACTGTCCCTTGTGTAATAATGTCATGAAAGATGCTGTACTGACAAGCAAGTGTTGCTTCAAAAGCTTTTGTGACAGATGTAGGTTTTTAATTCATCAGTTGTATTTGATGTTTTCAGAATTTGTATATTGTGTTAATGTTTCTCTAGTTTATAGTTGAGTTGTAGCTTATTATCCAAGTACATTTGAGTTTTCAGATATGGAGTCTGCTTGATGTCCACAGCCTAATTTTCCATCCCCATCCTCATCTGCCCCCTCCAATGGAGAACTAAAGGTTTCGCCTATCAATGAGAAAGCAACAAATGTACTGGAAACAGCTGACGATAAAAAAGGTTGTTTCTGCTCCACATAGGATGGGGTAGGGGGTTTATTGTGTTTCTCTTGtgtgtagatttttgtttaagtctaggtttaagacttagttaaaagtttctaataggATGTTTGACAGAATTGCTTTTTTGAAATCTTGTTTGTTTTTGAGTCAAACTAGTGGTtatgaataagaatgaaagTATTAACAAGGAAAATAATCTTGATTAAGTGGTGAGTgtgcacactcatgactaaAACAAGatgattttctatcttaattttaaaaatttggagTGTACTTAAAATATATGTCTTAGGatgattatttatatttttgtgtaaTTGTATGATAGACGAATATTGAATTTTAGAGTAAAATGTCTCTCTCTGTATATTATgtgtttattttagattttgaattgtttttttgGTTAATAGTTTTAGATCAACATTTGTGTTGGTGTAGTATGTTTGTACACAGTGGGTGTCTGTTAATTATTGATGGACTCAAATTCTAAATGAATTTGAGACGTATGTATTTGAAGGACCTGGGTATAATCTGAGATGAATTGACTTTATgttaatttcattctttttaGTTCGATGAAGCGATTTTCCAGTTCATTTGAAACCATGCTATGAGATCATATCATATAACAATTCGAAATGAATCTATTTTTGGTTTGTATCACTTACTTCCTGCAGATAGTTGAAAAGCTTGTTGATATAGTAACCCATGTGGATGAAGCGATTTTTCAGTTCATTCGAACCCATGGTACGGGATCATGTCTAATaacaattcaaaatcaattGTATTATGTCTATTTTTGATTTGTATCACTTGCTGCAGATTGTTGAAAAGCCTGTTGATACGGTTACCCATGTGGATGAAGCGATTTTTCAGTCATTCGAAACCATGGTATGAGATCATATCTAATAACAACTCAAAATCAATTGTTATGTCTATTTTTGATTTGCGTATTTCATCTGCATAGTACTTGGATTTAGAATACTAATTTTCCATCCCCATCCTCATCTGCCCCCTCCAATGGAGAACTAAAGGTTTCGCCTATCAATGAGAAAGCAACAAATGTACTGGAAACAGCTGATGATAAAAAGGTTGTTTCTGCTCCACATAGGATGGGGTAGGGGGTTTATTGTGTTTCTCTGgtgtttaattttttgtttaagtCTAGGTTTAAGGCTTggttaaaagtttctaataggATGTTTAACAGAGTTGCTTTTTTGAaatcttgtttgttttttagTCAAACTAGTGGTTGACTAGTTTGAAATCAGGTCTTGGCCCCTTCGACATGCCATTTGCAGGGGGTATGCCACAAGACCCATTTGGCATGGAAGGTTACATGATGCCTGTTGTTTGGCCTCATACGTACacattagttattttaaaattgaaattgggCACTTTTCTGCTCTCATGCTCACAAACTGAAACATGTCCTGGACATCATTGATCTTTTTGGGAACTTATTCATAAGTAATTGCGagatagaaaaataagaagGAAAGAATGAAATAAGCTTTTCCATAAGTTAATAATTTGGTGAAGCTTTCTCATATTAGCTTTTAAGAGTTGATTTTTCATTCATACATAAGTTGATTTTTAACTCATGATTATTTCACATTTCTTATTTTAGTCTTAGTGCTTATGGAGAAATTTATCAAACAGGTCCATGTGTGAAGGAGGGATTTGAGAGTTGTAGTTTGAAACTCCGGTTGAATTTAGTTGCATATTTATCCAATCCAATGTTGATGTGTTGGTATTTAGAATGTCTAATTGTAATACAATAAATGTTCAGGGATCTTGCTGACTTTGGTATGGGAATGAATGTTCCACCCCCAGTTATGAGTAGTTGAGGCGGAAACGGGAAAATGAGAGACGGggtgaaaggtacagacaacTACTCATGTTCTGATATATACTGTTAAGAAGTTTGATTCACCTTTATTTGTCAACTACTTAAAATAGCAACATTTAAGACATTTACCTCCCACCATATATTTAACACACCATCAGTGTTTCACATTAgtagacttttttttataattctagAGTG encodes:
- the LOC137808092 gene encoding E3 ubiquitin ligase PQT3-like isoform X1; amino-acid sequence: MLCQFTKTLEQIHGHFIQHCPTNGDPNYVTRKVKQPTGIPRSMLMVNPQGSYASPNGSVAVLKPNEAAFKKEIKGLPSIGDLPPELHCPLCNNVMKDAVLTSKCCFKSFCDRYMESA
- the LOC137808092 gene encoding uncharacterized protein isoform X2 yields the protein MWMKRFFSSFEPMIVEKPVDTVTHVDEAIFQSFETMVSPINEKATNVLETADDKKVVSAPHRMGDLADFGMGMNVPPPVMSS